The Apostichopus japonicus isolate 1M-3 chromosome 3, ASM3797524v1, whole genome shotgun sequence region ATATGTTCTATGTGACTATGTTGGTTAGGTTTATCGAAATGATCATATCATACCTTCTGATTTCATTAGCCAGTTGAGTGTACAACTtcaagattctaggcacgtatTGCAGGAATGGCGTTCAAAAAGGACACACGTTTTAGTTTAACCGCTCAACACGTATACAGTAGCATACGCCTATTAAAAGCCCCACTGACTTTCACACTAAATCACAACCGTAATGTGGATagaagtctagatagaagttcacacttgctaaacgctacccataaCTGGATAACTGGCAAGTTgccctttcatggcaccatcaattttccgtatcatgaccatgttgGTTTTTggctatcagagcctgaaggTTTTGTCACTTGTGAACGAACCTCTTCACTTTACAAAGTGAACAAGTTTCGTAGGCTGCTcatgggaggcctaaaggggtctaaaattgcctcaattgatcctattttgcaccacatgtattTCCATTGATCCTCTTCAACATGCCAGCCACatacacaaaaaacaaacagatcctgattgataacatatcaaaaaaagatgttcagctgctgctttttggcacatTTCCTGCAcatattaaagaaaatgatgCCTGTTACACCAACATGAGATAGGTACGACGCATATTGAATCTGTTTTCCTTTGTGTTATATGTGTTACAAAAAATGACTGTGCAGATATATATGCCGATATTAAATATTTCGAACCTCCTATAGGTTCTTCTTCTGTATAGTAAAATGTCTAAAACTAAACAAATTTTCAGGAGTCCAGTAATTCTTTGATAGGGTCAAAGGGCATTCAGCACAGTAATGCAGGAAGTGTAAAAAGCTTGAGAAGTTGAGACTTCTAATTTGCTTCAAGTCAATGGTCGCTAAAGGCTATAGCAGAATtgaatttccaaaaaaaatctaTTTAGTTACGAACGTGGTCAGTAATAACCTTCTGGTTTCAGCATGACATTTATTGCAAGGACATGGTGTACAAAAAGGCACATACTTGGTCAGACTTTAATTGGTAATGTTGTTATCAAATTGAGACTGATTTGCATTTTTTAAGAATCTAATTAGTTATTTCTGAAAGTTTACACCATGTCAGGGTAATATTTTATTGCTCTCACTACCTTGGTATACAGCCATACTCCTACCATACGTAATTGGTACAGGTTTAAGATGTCATTACTACCTACGTCATAAATTACTGCACAATATCTTAGTCAGCTCtgaattatcaatattaaagaTCCCATGGATTTATCTGACATCGCAATTGCCCTTATCAGTTGCTTGGTACTCCACAAGGAGTGTGGCGGTGATAGCGTTGTGGTTAAGTGATTAGGCCTGCAGTGGACTACATGTGATCTTAGGATTGTAGGTACGAGTCCAGGCCAGATGTAAGGTTGTATCCTTtcggcaaggcactttatctccattgctactcttcacccaggtgtataaattgtGACTTTTGAGATAAATTGGCAGTttggcgctgtttagctgctgccatatGGAGGGCTATGCCTCTATATGTTTGACAGATTGTCGTTGATCAGGGTaaatattgtgatgcgccttgagcaccgatatcggtggatatgtctgcgctttataaatctaTTAATTATTAAGGACGGATATTGTCCAAATATTTGCCCAAATATGATGCTGATGGGGTGTCATTTGAAGTCGCAACCATTCCCGATGAATGACTTTTCTGCGTCAAGATTGCCTCTTACCTCTTTTAAGTTGCAGAGAGGGATTTCCACTTTCCACCATGGATGACTGTCATATGTCATCAACTTCCAGATGGGTAATACCTTTGCAATGATCAAGTCATCTGGAACTCTTTTCTGGTGTTCTGGTATTTGACTTCAGGACACATTTTCTTCAGTTGCTCTATCAATCAGGTgattccatatacagtatacattacaaggcaaggaatcactgaGCCTGCTGGTTTTCTGTTTAAATAACTAGTTaagtatattttctttataCTTTTAATGTATAATTGCTTATGACAGCCCAATCACAAAACGTAGCCATAAATATGTTAAGAAATCACCCATCACCAATAACCATAACCGGCTTTAATGATTCACATCTCAACACAAGGATATTTTAACCCTGTATTAAACAATCCTTTGAATCTTTCCGCACCGATAATTGTTATCTGGCCTTCTCCAAGGAGCATGACATCACGGATACCCTGCGTGATGCTGAGTACTTGGACAGTAGCCTGGCATGAATGCAGCTTCGTAATGGTTGTGAAAACGCAGACATTCGGTTCGGCGTCCCTTACTTCGGGTAGGATTCTTTCGAACCTCTCGCAGTGTTCAACGAGCAGGTCGGTTTTAGGGATTTGTTCATCACATTCGTACAAACGCACCAATTCATCATACCCAAATATAATGCTTTTCATAACCTCGTCATCCATTTCATGAAGGTTTTTTGTTGGTGATGGCGCCCAAGGGGTCTCGTCGTTAAAACTAAACCTTAGCTCTTGGCCTTGGTCCCTGATCAGAATATTGCCATCAATGGTAAGCTCTTCCAGTTTTGTGATGTCTTGCAGACTTTCTGGGTAGAATTCGCCTAGCTTTAGGGTATAATCTGCCGGTCCATCCGGAGAGGCGGAAAGGAATGGGAGGAAAATCATCAGAGTCCCTGCGTATTGAAACATAGTACTAAATTCGAAAGTTTCGTCCACTCCAAACTCGATGTTGACAACATGTTGTCCTCTTTCTAAACCTGGGAATACTGGATCAGCGGACATATAAAGAGTTGGAACTGTAATAAGGAAATAATTTGATGGACATCACATGATAGGCAGATTTATGCATATCTAATTTCTGTTACTTGGAATAACGCAAAAAGTGAGTCATATAGTAAACTGCTGATACACATCAATTACAACTGGACCTGACACCACATATATCGCTAATGTTAATGCTTGAAAATAGGCCAATGCATTAAAAATTAcaattaacatgtttaattcGTCTTACCAAGGTATTCCACACATCCAAACAATTTCAATTCAAGGTTTCTACTCCTGTTGCATTCCTGAAGCTTGCCACAATCAACCTCGCCTGCCATAGAATCCAGAATCTAAGTTCTTATTTGCTCATTTTGTtagtttaaatttaatattttataaaggTCTATATAGTTACCTCCTGGGTTATTCTTGAAATACTCATCCAACTTTGCTTGCACCACTTCGGCGTCGACGACGAAGAAAAGACTGATCCCATCGAACCTGGTATGGTAAAGGTTCTTCGTCCAGGTGGACCTCGCGGTATATTGCAGAAAAACAATTGGCAGGATCAAAACTCTGAGGAAAACAGCAGCTTGTGTCTTCATGATTGATGTAGGttcatgtaatataaatatattaaggACTTATTTCTCAAGAAAGTACTGTCTTGTTTACTGCAAAGGCAGCGTATGCTATAAACAGCCAGAAATATGTAGTTAAATAGTTGAATcttgaaagatatatatatatatataaatatctataccCGTAGTATTCCCCTATGCAAATTATCCAGGGAGGTCGTTATGGAAGGATGCGCCCGAGTTACTAATATAACATTGGACAAGTAAAGTAGAGGGTTGCCCTGTATCAGTTGAATATAGCGGTAAGATTCCTTGACACGGTGAACACTATATTAGTGAATGACTATTTTAACTGATGACGTTACCCAACCACTCTCGCGTATATAATTTGAACCGTATACATCACTAACTTGAACGGTTGAAAGGGCGTCAATCTCTAGGGGGGCAGGAGGACAGGGGGACACGCTTTACTTTCTGAAGGGTGGGGGACATATATCAAATGCCCCTTCATGTTTAGTGACTGACTCGTATAAGcgctaggcctattaggctctTAATGACCCGCGTATCTCATAAAATGAGCGCATTGTGCTATGAGATTAATAGTTGATAATGCTTAATTCTCATCTGCTCAATCCCCGATAAAATATAGACTTTTAATaacatattcatatatcataTGTTGTAATAACCATGCTCATTATACCTCAAGTTCTAGTTTAGTACTTATGTATTTATGTTCACAAAAGGTTTAACTGATGCCATATTCAGGGCTGTAGCATacggggaggaggggggtgcaGGGGGAAGCTCCCCCTGAGTTTTCCACTTCCTAATTgatagtaggcctactataaagTGTAACTCCTAGGCAGTATATGTTGACTATTAGTGAATGACTAATTTAATCGATGACGTTACCCAACACTCTTGCGTAAATAATTGAACCGTATACCTCCCTAACTTGAACGGTTGAAAGGGCGTCAATCATGAGGGGGCAGGGGTGGCAGGGGGACACGCCCACTTCCTGAAGGGTGTGGGACATAATATCAAATGCCCCTCCATGTTTAGTGACTGACTCGTGTAGGcgctaggcctattaggctctTAATGACCTACCTCATAAAAGGAACTCATAGTGCTCATAGTGATTAGTAGTTATTAATGTTTATTTCTCATCTGCTCATTCCAGATGAAAAATAAACTTTTGATAACATATTTCATAGAAGGTTTGAGACAGATACATATGCTAAGCCTAGGTGCTAAGCTGCTAGTCGTATGTTATAATAACAATGCTACTCATGATACCTCAAGTTCTAGTTTAGTATTTATGTATTATATTCGCAAAGATTTAACTGATGCCAAGTACATGGCCGTAGCCTgcggggaggagggagggggggggggcgggggcagATCCCATGAGATTCCAGCTTCCTAAATTAATGTACGCCTAATATACTGTGAACGTCTTAACAGTATATGCTCTATGTGACTATGTTGGTTAGTTGTAGCGAAGTGATCATATCATTTCTTATGATATCATTAGCTAGTATAGTGTACAACctcaagattctaggcacgtatTGCAGGATGGCGTTCAAAAAATGACACAAGGTTTAGTTTAATCGCTCATCACGTATATGGTAGCATAAACGCCTATTAAAAGCTCCATTGACTTGCACACTAAATCACAGAAGttatgtggtctctaagtctacatagaagttctcacttgctaaacgctacccatcactggataacttaaaagttggcctttcatggcactatcaatgTTTCGTATCATGGCCATGTCGATTTTTATTGCTATCAGGACCTGAAGTTGTTGTCACTTATTAAAAAACCTCTTCACTCTTTATAGTTAACGAATTCCGAaggctgctcctgggaggcctaaaggggtctaaaattggtTGGTAGTGTGACAGGAAACGAGTAGAAtatacaaaagaaagaaagaaaactaaaAGCTTACAAAAGTTGACTAACAAAGGAACAAGCATATACAGTAAGAAcataaacaatgaaaaaaaaacaggtaaacAAGAATAAGACAATACAAGAGTCATATGATATCGTTCATTAATAATTAAAGACGGTTTATGGTTGCAGCACTCCTCACATTGGAGAGGAGATCATTATTTTCCTTTCCCCCAATATAAGAAATCCGTCTTTGTTTAAAATTCGGTTCTCCACCGGACATGTAACAGGCTATCTAGGTGACTTCATGTAATGATCGTGTTCGTAGTTGTGGCCATTGTATACTTTTATCTttaaacatatctttttttGGGCACTAAACATAAaaaccacggcaccattcggtttaaacatcactacgatttgccgtcccagataaacctaAACAATTCCTTGGAAATTActacggaatcggattaaattAATCCGACACGATTTAAAATAAACCGATTTTCCAAAACTATTGCTCaatccagcagaaatcagtaagtcgcttttaCTTAACGACCACGCCGACACTCTTCtatataaaatagtttcaattcctgctactccttgtcgcTTACGGTTATCATGCACTGAaaaagagctagttttgctcgaaagttccgcaaaaaccaaacattggctgtattacctccaatcacttacctaatttattgattgtatctcactcgaggtCCACAccttctctaaatgcagcattaCGATAGTTgattaacagtttttccgttattcctatctatctatctatctatctatctatctatctatctatctatctatctatctatctatctatctatctatctatctatctatctatctatctatctatctatctatctatctatctatctatctatctatctatctatctatctatctatctatctatctatctatctatctatctatctatctatctatctatctatctatctatctatctatctatctatctatctatctatctatctatctatctatctatctatctatctatctatctatctatctatctatctatctatctatctatctatctatctatctatctatctatctatctatctatctatctatctatctatctatctatctatctatctatctatctatctatctatctatctatctatctatctatctatctatctatctatctatctatctatctatctatctatctatctatctatctatctatctatctatctatctatctatctatctatctatctatctatctatctatctatctatctatctatctatctatctatctatctatctatctatctatctatctatctatctatctatctatctatctatctatctatctatctatctatctatctatctatctatctatctatctatctatctatctatctatctatctatctatctatctatctatctatctatctatctatctatctatctatctatctatctatctatctatctatctatctatctatctatctatctatctgtctatctgtctatctgtctatctgtctatctgtctatctgtctatctgtctatctgtctatctgtctatctgtctatctgtctatctgtctatctgtctatctgtctatctgtctatctgtctatctgtctatctgtctatctgtctatctgtctatctgtctatctgtctatctgtctatctgtctatctgtctatctgtctatctgtctatctgtctatctgtctatctgtctatctgtctatctgtctatctgtctatctgtctatctgtctgtctgtctgtctgtctgtctgtctggctggctggctggctgtcTGGCTGTCTGGTTATCTGGCTGTCTGGCTGTCCGTCTATCAGTCTATCCGTCTGTCCGactgtccgtccgtccgtccgtccgtccgtccgtccgtccgtccggtccgtccgtccgtccgtccgtccgtccgtccgtccgtccgtccgtccctccgtccgtccctccgtccgtccgtccgtccctccgtccgtccctccgtccctccgtaaAACCGTCCGTAAAACAGTCCGCCCGTCCGTaaaatagatatacatatatatcacatatttatatatattatatataatatatatatataaatatatatatatatatattatataaaatattaatatatattaatatatatagcctatacatatagcttatatatatagcttatatatatatagcttatatatatatagcttatatatatatatatatatatatatatatatatgtgtatatatatatatagatatatatatatagatatatatatatatatatttatatttatatatatatatatatatatatttatatatatatatatatatatatatatatatatacatatatatatatatatatatttatatatatatatatatatatatatatatatatatatatatatatatatatatatatatatatatatatatatatatataattggtaTAATTGCACACCCTCTCTATTCGATCAGTTTGATCGTGTGACTAACAAGAAGGGAGTAAACGCCCCGGAAACTTTTGTATGTGATCCCTGTATGACACACCAGGCAATTAGACAATATCGTTCACGATCTCACGAGTGATATTCTGGTAATTACAAACATGTTACGTGATAACTGTTACTTTAATGTTGAACAAGTTGTTTCGCAGGGGATTACAGATGTTAAGAAAAATATTTCTCTAAACCCTGCTCAGCACCCTGCCAAAATGGCGGATAGTCCTTGGAACGATATCAAGAGAGTTAGTAAGATGAAATCCGTACTCATCATTAAAATTGATACTCATGGTAACAAACCTGACTTTCAAAAGTTGGAAAAGAAAATTATTGATTATTCTATTCAAGTTGACAAATTCCATGAAACAAAGTCTGCTGACACAGTGGTAGTGATGCCCACAGATGAAGCACGTGACGTTCTGAAATCCCAGATGGGAGATTTATTTCCACAGTTCTTATAAAAGGACCCACTGTATAATTGCCAACAATCTCCATTGTTGGACTGACGTCCAACATAAGCACTGATATACTAAAGGAAAATATCATGAAACTAAATCATGAGATTGCTGAAAAATTGAAGAAATCTTTGACATCCTCGCTGTCAAGCTCCTAAGAAATGACCCCCAAACCTTCCAGGCATTTGTTAGAGTGAGCAACATTATTAGAAAACTTATCCAGTGTAATTCCGATCGCATTTATGTGGGATCTCACTCCTGTAAAGTATATGACAGATTCtttgttaaagcagcattttgcgtcctggactatgatatttctcaacctcactgactccactatggcataacgacatacataactagcttatctatttatattttacttcaaatggtggcataaaagtcgaaaaaattgcaactttcaactttgttgttctccaagatattttccgttgggaacccaataaacctcgcccataatatgaatatttaaacactgcgaacgtcattgacagatacgtaatataacaccacgcttgatttgtgtacagtctatatggcagttgtaccagggagttgcataacatctcccaacgcaaagtcttgaatctatttttagcaacggctcataactaaacctgcatctctgattggttgaattcaaactagtgggtttgggaactgaatgcgatttaattttgtatgtggaatactcgccaattaacgtttttggcagggaaaaacttggctaatatcttaatttgctgttttgtgatttgatgtatgtaaaaaactcgatggacatgtcaaaaaagtagaaaacggcgaccaaacgcaaaatgctcatgaataaacatactattcactgattggtggaattcaaactagtggatttggagatatgaaaactttgtcgaggacacttttagtcgttatcgatataaatcgttaattactcgctaattaacgctcttggcagggtgaaacttggatggtatcttagtttgctgttttatgattgatacatgtaaaaaaatcgatgcacatgttaaaaaggtggaaaaaagcgacccaacgcaaaatgctgctttaagcgaTGTAACTCATGCCAGACGTTTGGACATTTTGCCCGTGATTGTTTGGAAGCTAAACTGTGTGTGCAATATGTGCAGAAGCACACGATACCAAAGATTGTCCCCCACAAGGATGTTGAGTCACCAAACTTTACCTGTGTAAATTGTAAGAAAGCCGACAATGATCGTCAGTTTACTCACGCTGCATTTTCGTTTCCTGTCCTTGCTACATTAATGAGCAGAAAAAACTTCGTAAAAGCATACCATTTTATAATTCTTCAAAAAACTAGAGACAGTAAATCAGGTCAATTCACCTTTAAACATGATCTGTTGGAATGTGAGGTCATTGAACAACAAAACTGAAGATATCATGATATTTTTAACAGACAATAACATTGATATTGGACTCATTAGTGAAACTTGGCTCACTGATTACATTAATTCAACTACAATTGTCATCAAAGAATGTGGCTACACTATAACCCATAGCTTCAGAACTAACCAACGCGTGGCGGTGTTGCGATTATTTATAAACCTGATTTTGATGTTAAAACCATTTCTCTTGGAAGCTTTACTTCATTTGAGTGCACTTCACTTTTACTGAAGTGTAATAATAATTCGAAACTGCTGATAATCTCGTTATACCGGCTGCAGTCCGTTTTGGTTACAtgttttttacattaatttgaTAACTTCCTGCAGGATGTGATGATCCAGAGTGATCATATTATTTTATGTGgtgatataaatattcatattgacaTATCTATTGCCAGATCTACTGATATTCTGAACTCATTTTGGCTCATACAGTACGTGAATTCACCTACAAACAATCTTGGTAATATACTGGATATTGTGGTTGCCAGTGAGCATCTTGTTGATCTAAAAGCCGTAGACGTTCTGGATTATATCACGTTGAGCGACCATTTTCCTATTAAGTTTGATTTTTTACTCATTTGCGTTGAGCATCAGTGTCAAGATATATAATTTCGAAACGTGAAGTCTGTTGATGCAAAAGCCATTTCCTGTGATACAAACCGTTAATTTCCAACTACGAAGCAGTGGCAACGAATTTCAAAGATGCAGTTGACATATATAATTCTAAAATCGCTTTGATATTAGATAAACATGCCCCACTAGTGACCAAAAGAATAAAAGTTGTTAACACGGCACCTTGGTTTGACACTGATTATGTAAATCAGCGGCGTCTTCTCAGGAAAGCAGAAAGGAAATGGCATAACTCTGGTCTAACTGTTGACAAAGACGTCTATCTTCAAGTTAGAAAGGACACTACGACAATGACTCGTTCAAAGAAAGGGATTTCTTTAGAATCAAGTTCCAATATTGTGAGGGGAATTCCAAAGCCCTTTACAAATTTGTGCATAAATTCCTTGataaaaatcaaaccaaaatcCTTCCACCTACTGTTTCTCTACAAACTCTTACAAATGACTTTAATAAGTAATTTAACGACAAAATTGCACAAATACGTTCGAATTTACATGACATTGATAGAGATTCTGAACAGCTTGCTACTCTTATCTCAGTTTGAACCTACCAGTATTGATGAGTTAAGGGAGATAATTAATGATACTGGAATTAAATGCTCCCCTAGTGATGTACTTCCGAGAGATCTCCTACAAGCTAatattgattttcttcttccttGCATATGTCATCTTGTTAATTTGTCTCTCATTACTGGCAGTATGGATGGTCTAAAACTTGCAGATATTTCTCCTGTCATCAAAGGGAATGGCTTAaattataacaattaaaaaaaat contains the following coding sequences:
- the LOC139958402 gene encoding uncharacterized protein, giving the protein MKTQAAVFLRVLILPIVFLQYTARSTWTKNLYHTRFDGISLFFVVDAEVVQAKLDEYFKNNPGVPTLYMSADPVFPGLERGQHVVNIEFGVDETFEFSTMFQYAGTLMIFLPFLSASPDGPADYTLKLGEFYPESLQDITKLEELTIDGNILIRDQGQELRFSFNDETPWAPSPTKNLHEMDDEVMKSIIFGYDELVRLYECDEQIPKTDLLVEHCERFERILPEVRDAEPNVCVFTTITKLHSCQATVQVLSITQGIRDVMLLGEGQITIIGAERFKGLFNTGLKYPCVEM